A genomic segment from Clarias gariepinus isolate MV-2021 ecotype Netherlands chromosome 11, CGAR_prim_01v2, whole genome shotgun sequence encodes:
- the med13b gene encoding mediator of RNA polymerase II transcription subunit 13-like isoform X2, whose product MSSCFVPNGASLEDCHSNLFCLADLTGIKWKCFVWQGPTSSPIVFPVTEEDPILCSFSRCLKADVLSVWRRHQTPGRRELWLFWWGDDPNFAELIHHELSSNEDGVWESGLTYECRTLLFKAIHNLLERCLMNRCFVRIGKWFVKPYEKDEKPINKSEHLSCSFTFFLHGDNNVCTSVEINQHQPVYLLSEEHLTQAQHSSSPVQVILSPYGLNGTLTGQSFKLSDPPTQKLIEEWKQFYPIGPNTKETPEDKLDDLDWEDDSLAAVEVLVAGVRMVYPACLVLVAQSDIPTPAAASSSGTMITPGGHHSHTIQRESALSSITLTPPTSPEEAQKVCQPAPRWTKISSAADGFSMDSTSHHGGKVPRKLASHLLEAVWQECNVNRAQKRKFAAIASGLCEEEADKAGVWDFVERYQRMQCNCPRHKNQKQRTSNTPGLPLPSGQTSQLPSKYKVAEKPEKPEKQQKRPQTPFHHRSSVGEDLTLEPDERGSHYRALHHGDVDSSKTQTLHTTSRDMVGSPQPPPLSPHLCEREEETPAELKRSSTPLQQFYPPSSDTCLLPSKSPDRASFEPVASDYTPAYPESMEPTVYVGSAISPNEDTSHNPWRYFKLPGKRNMDLQPPQLPVDKLKQDNLDSAVSVTEMMASSATLKVAEDRVKMYIQKKNQYLLVSVCDGEQELDADPYAFVEGDEEFSFTDKEKRPGAEPAKRNKRDDGSTSSTDDAHGSACSKPLPSTSLIHETDLAVSINDLDNLFNSDEDELTPGARKTGSGAEEKFGGKEPKPAAADTLSCLSAADLHQMFPTPPSLEQHIMGYSPMNVGSKECGSVETGPGFTLVDGPLLSGPFKVEVEESLCSPKPSEIKDFSFVFKPEPSQVFVGNSLYAPLKTLPSQCLISLKLPEECVYRPSWTVGKLEMLQPVPAMSFLGKDSNIPSVGSAMELQDYTQTYTPQTHTPFQSNSAPPSNSGAGILPSPATPRFSAPTPRTPRTPRTPRGPASAQGSMKYDNSDLYSPASTPSTLRPLSSVEPATAPSVPEAHSLYVTLILSDSTMNLFKDCNFDSCCVCVCNMNIKGADAGVYISDAGLDSQYSSTETCSCGFSAVVNRRYANGAGLFLEDELDVVGRGTDAGREAEKHLEAQRRASSVHLQDELLLLLQEQCSNPFPALCMPEPRVGLVPRPPRRLEERDYCSDCYLALEHGRQFMDNMSGGKVDETLVKNSCLHPWANRNAMDVSLLFSQDVLRMLLSLQPVLQDAIQKKRSVRSWGVQGPLTWQQFHKMAGRGSYGTDESPEPLPIPTFLVGYEYDFVVLSPFVLPYWEKLLLDPFGSQRDVAYVVVCPDNETLLSGAKTFFRDLTAVYEACRLGQHKPICKAHADGIVTVSTAGLRPQAEQPLSDWFFKMCNSINSDFVTKLKLYAQVCRHDLAPYLAAQSLDSSLLSQRNPSSTLSSSISSQPANSSSTSTGPQNTSTATSTSTASSNSSTPAPTSTTSSNSQGLGGLGSNKASSLPPFGAQGIQHAGTQSTGTIGDNTSATSQPQAHPEPPESTMERDKVGVPTDGDSHAVSYPPAIVVYIVDPFSYEETNRGCNSSVWSLGLLYCYMEMLQFLPPHIRNAVSVQVVPCQYLLQPVRSEERHMYSQHLKSLAFSVYTQCRRPLPNSTNVKTLTGFGPGLAIDTALQSSKRAEFVRLYTPPFVLAPVKDKQTELGETFGEAAQKHNVLFVAYCLSHDQRWLLASCTDQYGELLETCIISIDVPNRARRKKGSARRLGLQKLWEWCVSLVQVTSLPWRVVIGRLGRMGHGELQDWSILLSRRNLQSLSRRLKELCRMCGISSADSPSILSACLVALEPQATFVIMPDSVSTGSVFGRSTALNMQTSQLNTPQDTSCTHILVFPTSAVVQVIDTPFNPIHDASDAMGGMDGILDLLVSENDVDPDLINILPNSPTTSPVHSPGSHYPHGGDGSKGQSTDRMESHDETPNILQQPMALGYFVSTAKAGPLPDWFWSSCPQAKNQCPLFLKASLHLHVSSVQSDELLHSKHSHPLDSNHTSDVLRFVLEQYNALSWLTCDPATQDRRSCLPVHFVVLNQMYNFIMNVL is encoded by the exons ATGAGTTCTTGTTTTGTACCCAACGGGgcgagcctggaggactgccaCTCCAACCTATTTTGTCTG GCTGACCTCACAGGCATAAAATGGAAATGCTTTGTATGGCAAGGCCCCACATCTTCACCCATCGTCTTCCCCGTGACTGAGGAGGACCCCATCCTGTGCAGCTTCAGCCGGTGCCTAAAGGCAGACGTGTTGAGCGTGTGGCGGCGGCACCAGACCCCTGGACGCCGTGAGCTCTGGCTCTTTTGGTGGGGAGATGATCCCAACTTCGCCGAGCTCATCCACCACGAGCTTTCAA GTAACGAAGACGGCGTGTGGGAAAGCGGTTTGACGTACGAGTGCCGCACGCTGCTCTTCAAAGCCATCCATAACCTGCTGGAGCGCTGCCTCATGAACCGCTGCTTTGTACGCATTGGCAAGTGGTTTGTTAAACCCTATGAGAAAGATGAGAAGCCAATCAACAAGAG TGAGCATCTGTCCTGTTCCTTCACCTTCTTCTTGCATGGAGATAACAATGTGTGTACCAGCGTGGAGATCAACCAGCATCAGCCTGTCTACCTGCTGAGTGAGGAACACCTGACTCAGGCCCAGCACAGCAGCAGCCCAGTGCAAG tGATTCTTAGTCCATATGGTCTGAACGGTACACTCACTGGCCAGTCCTTTAAGCTTTCTGATCCGCCGACACAGAAGTTAATAGAAGAATGGAAGCAATTCTACCCAATTGGCCCCAACACAAAGGAGACCCCAGAAGACAAGTTAGATGATTTGGACTGGGAAGATGACTCTCTGGCTGCTGTGGAGGTTCTTGTTG CTGGAGTGAGGATGGTGTACCCAGCATGCTTGGTGCTTGTAGCACAGTCAGATATTCCGACCCCAGCTGCAGCAAGCTCCTCTGGCACTATGATTACCCCTGGAGGACATCATAGTCACACCATACAGAGAGAATCTGCCCTCTCCTCAATTACACTCACTCCTCCAACTTCACCAGAGGAAGCTCAAAAAG TTTGTCAGCCTGCTCCAAGATGGACAAAAATTTCGTCAGCAGCTGATGGCTTCAGCATGGATAGTACGAGTCATCATGGGGGTAAAGTTCCTCGTAAGCTGGCCAGTCATTTGCTGGAGGCAGTGTGGCAGGAATGCAATGTCAACCGTGCTCAGAA GAGGAAGTTCGCAGCTATAGCCAGCGGTTTGTGTGAAGAAGAGGCTGACAAAGCTGGTGTTTGGGATTTTGTTGAACGCTATCAAAGGATGCAGTGCAATTGCCCAAG GCACAAAAACCAGAAGCAACGTACAAGtaacactcctggacttccccTCCCTTCTGGCCAAACCTCTCAACTCCCCTCCAAATATAAAGTGGCAGAAAAACCAGAGAAACCAGAGAAACAGCAGAAGAGGCCTCAAACACCATTCCATCACCGTAGCTCTGTGGGTGAGGATTTGACCCTAGAGCCAGATGAGAGAGGCAGCCATTATCGTGCACTTCACCACGGGGATGTTGATTCGAGCAAAACGCAAACCCTGCACACGACATCCAGGGACATGGTTGGCTCGCCTCAGCCTCCACCGCTCAGCCCACATCTCTGTGAGCGAGAGGAAGAGACACCAGCAGAGCTGAAACGCTCTTCCACCCCTCTTCAACAGTTCTACCCTCCCTCTTCCGATACCTGCCTTTTGCCTTCAAAAAGCCCCGATCGTGCTTCCTTTGAACCTGTAGCCTCCGACTATACTCCAGCTTACCCAGAATCTATGGAACCCACAGTGTATGTTGGCTCGGCCATTAGCCCCAATGAGGACACAAGCCACAACCCCTGGAGGTACTTTAAACTTCCTGGCAAAAGAAACATGGACCTACAGCCTCCTCAGCTTCCTGTGGACAAACTGAAGCAGGACAACCTGGATAGTGCTGTTTCTGTTACAGA GATGATGGCTTCCTCTGCAACTCTGAAGGTGGCTGAAGATAGGGTGAAGATGTACATTCAAAAGAAGAACCAGTATCTGTTAGTATCTGTGTGTGATGGAGAACAGGAGCTGGATGCAGATCCCTATGCTTTTGTGGAGGGAGACGAGGAATTCTCTTTTACGGATAAAGAGAAGAGGCCGGGAGCAGAACCTGCGAAGAGAAACAAA AGGGATGATGGTAGTACATCTTCGACTGATG ACGCTCACGGCTCAGCCTGCAGTAAACCTCTTCCATCCACCAGCCTAATACATGAGACCGACCTGGCTGTGTCAATAAACGATCTGGATAATCTCTTCAACTCTGATGAAGATGAGCTTACG CCTGGAGCCAGGAAAACTGGTAGTGGAGCTGAGGAGAAATTTGGTGGCAAAGAGCCCAAACCAGCAGCGGCAGACACTCTGTCATGTTTAA GTGCTGCAGATTTACACCAGATGTTTCCCACGCCTCCGTCTCTTGAGCAACACATCATGGGATACTCCCCAATGAACGTGGGTAGCAAGGAGTGTGGTTCTGTGGAAACTGGTCCAGGTTTCACTCTGGTAGATGGGCCGTTGCTCAGTGGTCCTTTTAAGGTGGAGGTTGAGGAAAGCCTCTGTAGCCCCAAGccttcggaaatcaag gatTTCTCTTTTGTGTTTAAGCCAGAGCCTAGTCAGGTTTTTGTGGGCAACTCTCTGTATGCTCCTCTAAAGACACTTCCTAGTCAATGCCTAATCTCCCTCAAGCTGCCGGAAGAGTGTGTGTACCGGCCCAGCTGGACTGTAGGCAAGCTGGAAATGCTGCAGCCAGTGCCTGCCATGTCTTTCCTCGGCAAGGACAG TAACATCCCTAGTGTGGGCAGTGCCATGGAGCTGCAGGACTACACACAAACGTACACCCCACAGACCCACACCCCCTTCCAGTCCAACAGTGCCCCTCCTAGCAACAGCGGTGCAGGTATCCTGCCATCACCTGCCACCCCTCGCTTTTCAGCACCCACACCAAGGACACCACGTACCCCCCGCACCCCACGTGGTCCTGCTAGTGCCCAGGGTTCGATGAAATACGACAACTCTGACCTGTATTCTCCTGCCTCCACCCCCTCCACCCTCAGGCCTCTCAGCTCGGTGGAACCGGCTACAGCGCCTTCGGTGCCTGAGGCCCACAGCCTCTATGTCACTCTCATCCTTTCCGACTCAACCATGAACTTGTTTAAAGACTGTAATTTTgacagttgctgtgtgtgtgtttgcaacaTGAACATCAAGGGTGCTGACGCAGGTGTTTACATTAGTGATGCAGGCCTGGATTCACAATATTCCAGTACAGAAACCTGCTCCTGTGGCTTTAGTGCCGTCGTCAATCGCCGCTATGCAAACGGTGCTGGCCTCTTTCTTGAGGATGAGCTAGATGTTGTGGGCAGGGGCACAGATGCTGGCCGAGAAGCAGAAAAGCACCTGGAAGCACAACGTCGTGCTTCCTCTGTGCACCTCCAAGACGAGCTGCTCCTTCTGCTGCAGGAGCAGTGCTCCAATCCTTTTCCTGCTCTGTGCATGCCAGAACCCAGGGTTGGCTTAGTACCACGGCCGCCTCGGCGTCTGGAGGAGAGGGACTACTGTAGCGACTGCTACCTGGCTCTAGAGCATGGCCGTCAATTTATGGACAACATGTCTGGAGGGAAAGTAGATGAAACGCTTGTAAAGAACTCGTGTTTGCACCCCTGGGCCAATCGCAACG CTATGGATGTAAGCCTACTGTTCTCTCAGGATGTGCTAAGGATGTTACTGTCTCTGCAGCCTGTGCTGCAGGACGCCATCCAAAAGAAGCGATCCGTTCGCTCCTGGGGCGTCCAGGGTCCACTTACTTGGCAGCAGTTCCACAAAATGGCTGGCAGGGGATCCTATG GTACTGACGAATCTCCTGAGCCATTACCCATTCCGACTTTCCTAGTTGGTTATGAGTATGACTTTGTGGTTCTGTCACCTTTTGTCTTGCCCTACTGGGAGAAGCTGTTGCTGGACCCCTTCGGTTCTCAGAGAGATGTTGCCTATGTGGTGGTGTGTCCTGACAACGAGACTCTGCTGTCTGGTGCTAAAACTTTCTTTAGGGACTTGACTGCCGTCTATGAG GCATGTCGGCTTGGTCAGCACAAGCCCATCTGCAAGGCCCATGCTGATGGGATAGTAACAGTGAGTACTGCTGGCTTAAGGCCTCAGGCAGAGCAACCACTTAGTGACTGGTTCTTCAAAATGTGCAACAGCATCAACAGTGACTTCGTAACAAAACTTAAGCTCTACGCACAAGTGTGCCGGCATGACTTGG CCCCATACCTGGCAGCCCAGTCTTTAGACAGCTCCTTGCTCTCTCAGCGGAATCCTTCATCCACCTTATCCTCCTCAATATCTTCACAACCTGCCAACTCCAGCAGCACCTCCACAGGCCCACAGAACACCTCCACTGCCACCAGCACCTCCACAGCCAGCAGTAACAGTAGCACCCCAGCACCCACCTCTACCACCTCCTCTAACTCTCAGGGTTTGGGAGGCTTAGGATCTAATAAGGCCAGTTCTCTTCCTCCCTTTGGAGCTCAAGGAATTCAGCATGCTGGAACCCAGAGCACGGGCACCATAGGCGACAACACATCAGCCACAAGCCAGCCACAGGCCCATCCTGAGCCCCCCGAGAG cactaTGGAGAGGGACAAAGTGGGTGTACCAACAGATGGAGACTCCCATGCTGTCAGCTATCCCCCTGCCATAGTGGTTTACATAGTGGACCCTTTTAGCTATGAGGAGACAAACAGAGGCTGCAACTCTAGTGTGTGGAGTCTGGGACTTCTCTACTGCTATATGGAAATGCTGCAGTTTTTGCCTCCACATATAAGGAATGCCGTGTCTGTGCAG GTGGTTCCCTGCCAGTATCTGCTGCAGCCGGTACGAAGTGAAGAGAGGCATATGTATTCCCAGCATTTGAAGTCCCTGGCTTTTTCTGTGTACACACAATGCAGGAGGCCTCTACCAAACTCCACTAATGTCAAAACACTAACAGGTTTTGGCCCTGGACTTGCCATAGACACTGCATTACAGAGCTCTAAG AGGGCAGAGTTTGTGCGTCTCTACACCCCCCCATTTGTACTGGCCCCAGTGAAGGACAAGCAGACGGAGCTGGGTGAGACCTTTGGTGAAGCTGCACAAAAACACAACGTCCTCTTTGTAGCCTACTGTTTGTCTCATGATCAACGCTGGCTGCTGGCCAGCTGCACCGACCAGTACGGAGAGCTGCTGGAGACTTGCATCATCAGCATAGATGTGCCCAACAG AGCTCGGAGGAAAAAAGGTTCAGCTCGTCGACTTGGCCTTCAGAAGCTCTGGGAGTGGTGTGTGAGCCTGGTGCAGGTGACCTCGCTGCCTTGGCGAGTTGTGATCGGTCGCCTTGGTAGAATGGGTCATGGGGAGTTGCAAG ATTGGAGCATCTTGCTAAGTCGGCGTAACCTGCAATCTCTGAGCCGTCGCTTGAAGGAGCTATGCAGGATGTGTGGCATCTCATCAGCAGACAGTCCCAGCATCCTTAGTGCCTGCTTAGTTGCCCTAGAGCCACAGGCAACATTTGTCATTATGCCAG ACTCTGTATCTACTGGTTCCGTGTTTGGCCGCAGCACTGCTCTGAACATGCAGACATCACAGCTGAACACCCCTCAGGACACGTCTTGCACCCACATATTGGTGTTCCCCACTTCTGCTGTGGTCCAGGTCATCGACACACCCTTCAATCCAATTCATG ATGCATCAGATGCCATGGGCGGTATGGATGGAATCCTGGACCTGCTTGTTTCAGAGAATGACGTGGACCCTGATCTCATTAATATATTACCCAATTCTCCCACCACCTCCCCAGTGCACTCACCTGGCTCACACTACCCCCACGGAGGAGACGGCAGCAAG GGCCAGAGCACGGACCGCATGGAGTCTCACGATGAAACTCCCAACATCCTGCAGCAGCCAATGGCACTGGGTTATTTTGTATCTACAGCCAAAGCAGGGCCGTTGCCTGACTGGTTTTGGTCCTCCTGCCCTCAGGCCAAGAACCAATGCCCACTGTTTTTAAAG GCATCCTTGCACCTGCACGTGTCCTCGGTGCAGTCCGACGAGCTGCTGCACAGTAAACACTCCCACCCTCTTGATTCCAACCACACCTCAGATGTGCTCag GTTTGTGCTGGAGCAGTATAATGCCCTCTCCTGGCTGACCTGTGACCCTGCCACGCAGGACCGCCGCTCTTGTCTCCCTGTGCACTTTGTTGTGCTTAACCAGATGTACAACTTCATCATGAACGTGCTGTAA